CGCCTGTCCGTCATGCAAGAATCGTTTGTGCCGATTGACGCTCAGCACGTCAACCTTTCAGAGAAAGATCTGGCAGCGCTCCAAGCCCTCGGCTATGTGTCAGGCGGCAAAACACGACGCGACGATGGCGGACCGAAAAACCACGAATTGCTTCCCGACGTCAAAGACTTCCTTCCCTATTTGTCGTCGTTTGAAGAAGCCAAGCATATTGGCCTTGAGGGCCGCGTCCAAGAAGCGATCACCTTGCTCGAAGAGGTGGTCCGGCAGACACAACAGTTTCCTGCAGCAGATCTGCTCCTGGGTGATTGTCTGGCCCAGGCAGGTCGCCTGGAAGACGCCGCAAAAACGTATCAGGCCGTCCTCGTAAAGCGTCCCGACTTCGACCGGGCCCACTTCAGTCTCGGCAAAGTTCTCACCGCCCTGGGACGCACGGACGAAGCCACCGATCAATTTCGCGAGCACATCAAGGCGAACCCGACTGCCGCAATGACCCATCTGGAACTGGCGCAACTGCTCATCCGCTCTCAGAAGCTTGACGAGGCGGAACGAGAATTCCGTACCGCACAACAACTGGCCCCCGATTTGGTGCCAGCTCATCTCTTGTTGGGCCAACTCTTGGTCATGCGGAAACGCCCCACCGAGGCGGTGGCCTGCTTTCTTCAAGCGGCCAAATTAGCACCACGATCCGCAGTCCCCCACCTGAACCTGATGCAAGTCCTGGCTCAACTGGGCCAAGCCAAAGTCGCCATCGAACATGGCAAAAAAGCGGTCACATTGGAACCAGCCTCGTTCGAAGGTCACTTCAATCTGGGGCTGTTGCTCGTCTCCCAGCAGCGGATTGCCGAAGGGGTTGCGGAGCTACGTCAGGCACACCATTTGCAGCCAAACAACCCGCGCCCTTTGCAACAGATCCAACGGATCGAATCTGCAACAAAACAGCCTATAAAATAGGGGGCACTCACTTTGATGCTGCACGCGTATCCACTTTCGCCTTCGTAAGTGAATTGTATTGTGGCAAACCACGTCACTGGCAGGAATCTTGCGATTTTCCTTTATTTTTCGTAATTTTCCCTACCAATTTAGTTGCTATCTGCTCCTCGAATGATACCATCACAGCGCATTTTTACTTATGGGACTCATAAGGCATTTGCGGCCGTCGTGCCGCAGTTCACATCTGCCTTAAGTTCCAGCCACGTTCCGTGGCACCCGACGCATTGAGTGCGTCGCATCGAGTCGTGATATCGCGTCCTGATCCTATACAGCACAATGAACCAACTGCAGTTTTCTTATGCAGATTTCATTCCGTTCAAATCGAGTTCGGCAGCGCTTGGAAAAAGTGTTGCCCCCTTTTTCATGTTGTTCGCTTTGAGTTTCGTGTTTTGCGTTTTCTTTATTTAAGGAAGATCGTTTATGTTAGTGACTGGGAAACCGAATCGTCAGCGTGGTTTTACGCTGATTGAACTGCTGGTGGTGATTGCAATCATTGCAGTTCTGATCGCGCTGTTGTTGCCTGCCGTTCAGCAGGCGCGTGAAGCGGCTCGCCGCACTCAGTGCAAGAACAATCTCAAGCAGATGGGCCTTGCGTTCCACAATTACGAATCGACCTACAATCGATTCCCGCCCGCCTTGACGATCGTTGAAAACACAGGGGCCACGTCGAATATCGGCGAAGGCATGTACAGCAACAATGGTTATGTCAACCACAACGTGCACAGCTTCGCAGAATTCCTGCTGCCCTACATCGATCAGGGGAATCTGTACAATCAGATCAACTTCTCCGTGCCAATGGGCTTCACCTCGGCCACTGGCGGCGGAAACTTCACGATTGGCACGACATCAGAAACGTTCGTCGGAACACAGAATTTCCAAGCGATGAGCAGCACCGTCATCACAGGATTCATGTGCCCGTCGACCGCTCGCGCGTCCTCGAACCTCAACTATCTGAACGACTGGTGGACCGGAAGCTTCAGCTCGGCACCAATGTACACCGTTGGTAGCGCGCTGGATTACCTGAATTCATGCCCATTGAGCGCCCTCCGCAATCTTAGTGGAGCCACCGTCACTCGGAACATTCTCGGCGGCAACGAAGGCGATTACGTCGGCGCCAAGATTTCGGACGTGACGGACGGACTCTCGAACACCATCATTATCTCGGAAGTGGCTGATGCCAGCAACGAGTGGTCGATGGGCAAGAAGGTTGCCGTGAACTCCGACGAACAGATCGGCGTCTTCGGTGGAGCCTGGAACGACTGGACAACCGCCGTTCAGTTCTTGCGACCGATCACCCCCGGATCGTGTAACAAGGATTACGTCGCAACCTGCCCGGGTGGTCGCTCTGACGGAAACTGCGTCATCAACTGCAACAACAAGTGGAACCTTTACAGCTTCCACGTCGGTGGGGCACACACCCTGCTGGGCGATGGCTCGGTGCGGTTCCTGAACCAGAACATGTCGGCCGTCACGTTCGGCCGCATGCTGATCATGAGCGACGGCTTGGTCGTCGGGGAATTCTAATCCCCACGCCGAGTGTGGATAAAGCATTGCAGATAAGCCACCGACTCGGGCGTCATGTCCGAGTCGGTTTTTTTCTTGATTTTTTGCTATCGAATTTAACATCGAGGATGAGACAAAATGAAGGTCGCGTTGCGCCCCTACCTAGCAATTGGCGCGTTGACTGTCTCGCTGGCCATCGGCTGCGGAACAGGGAAGGACGATGTCACCCAAGAACGACTCAAATCCATGGCGGGCGGAACATTGAAGGCCACTGTCCCCGTGAGCGGAACAGTGTCGATTGATGGCACACCTCAAGCGGGAGTGAACCTCTTTCTTCACACCGATAAAGGCGGACCGCCGATCGCCACTTGCCGCTCGGGCGAAAACGGGACGTATTGCTGGAGCACGAACCTCTCTTGCGACGGCGTAGAAGCCGGAAGTTACCTCGTGGGATTTGAATACATTCCAAAGCAGAAAAAGAACGACAGCGGCGTGGATCTCTTCAAGGGAAAATACAAAAACCCCATGAAAGGCGATTTCAAGCTCACCGTCGAAAAGGACAAGCCGCAGAAGGATGTGAACTACGAACTGAGCCTCAAAAAATAGCCCGACGCATGATGGCGCGAGGAATTTCACGCTGTGGTTAGCCGTCATCGACTCTGCGATAGGATAGTGAGATTATCGCCATGACGACCGCCACCATTCACCCCACGAGCCCACCGCCGACCTCAGCCGCACCGACGGCCGCTCGGCGGTGGATCGTCAACTCATGGGTCGACCTGGCCCTCATTGTCCTGACACCGCTGATTGCGGCCCCCGCGGTCTTGATCCTGTCCTCCAACTGGGTCGGCGTGAAGGCCGAAACCATTTCGGTGATCGTTGCCGCCTTCTTTGCAACGGGACACCATCTGCCCGGCTTGATGCGAGCCTATGGCGATCGTGAGTTGTTCGAGCGGTTTCGCTGGCGATTTCTGCTCGCCCCGCCGCTCGTCTTCCTCGCCTACTTCCCGCTCCACACCTACCATTTTGACCTGTATCGGTTGATCATCCTGAGCTGGGCGACCTGGCACGGGCTGATGCAGCTTTACGGCTTTTTGCGCATCTACGATGCGAAAGTAGGATCAACATCCCCAGCGACAGCCCATTGGGATTGGCTGGTTTGCCTGTGTGGGTTCGTGACACCCCAATTCTTACGTCCCGACATGGCATCCAGCATTCTGGATCACTGGTACGCGATGGGGGCCCCCGCCATCCCGCCTTGGGCCTTGACCCCGCTGCGATGGACGCTTCTGGCGGCCTCGATCGTCGTCGTCATCGGCTTTGCGTTAAACACCTTCAATCAATCGCAACGCGGAGTAAAGCCAAACCCGATCAAGCTGATGATGCTGATCAGCGGGATTGGGACCTGGTGGTTTGCCATGCTCTGCATCGAAAACCTCCTGCTGAGCGTCGCTCTCTTTGATATCTGCCACGATGTGCAGTATCTGGCGATCGTCTGGCTCTTCAATTGCCGCCGCGTGACTTCAAACGACCAATTGGGTCGATTCATGAAATACGTGTTTCGCCGCGGAATGGTACTGCTCTACCTGGGGTTGATCGTCGCCTATGGCTCGATCGGCTTCGTGGCGCCGCTGGTTCTCGACAGAACAGTCAACGGAATCTTCATGGCCGTCCTGTTTGCTTCGACAATCCTGCACTATTACTACGATGGCTTCATCTGGAAAGTTCGGGAAAAATCGAACCAAACCAGCCTTGGACTGAACCAGCGATCCCAAACAGTCGCCCCTCCGCAGCGGATCGCCGGGGATTTCACACACCTGCTGAAGTGGGCGCCCGCGCTTGTCGGACTCGCCCTTCTGTTTGCAACAGATGTTTCGGATTCGCCGCTCACCACAGAGCAAAAGGACACGCTGAGCCAGGTCTATTCTCGAGGACTGACCGGAAGCTCGCTTCTTCCCCGCACAGACAAAGAGCGTGAGTGGTTGTATTCGCATTTCAAGACGACACAGTCGATCGCAGCTGCGATCCCCGACGATCGAAAGATCCAATTACGCGCGGCCATCATGCTGGCAAACTTTGGATCGAACGACGATGCGGTTCGCAAACTTGAACAACTGCTGCAGCAACACGCCGACTTTGCCGACGCCTATTTAACACTGGGGAGCATTCATCTGTACCGAGGGAACATGGATCAGGCGGCCCAATACCTGCAGAAGTCGTTGTCAGCGGCAAGAACCGAAAAAGAAAGAGCCTCCGCGAACTTCAAATTGGGTGAGCTCGCCTTAGTACAGCACGATTCTGCCGTGGCCGACTCACGATTCGCCGAAGCCTTGCACGACAACCCAAAGCTCGACGTGTCCATTCAAAAGCTTCGTGAAACAATCCATTGATCTGAATGGAAGACCAGCGCGCGATCGCCTGAACCCTCATTTGATGGATCGGCCCCCTCGAACGCGCTGCATCCGACGAGCACTCGCAGCGCCAGGGACCGTCACAACGATTCCATCCAGAAAAGAGGCGACAGGAATCAACAGAGATCCGATTCTGCTCACTCCGTGACTCTGTCAACCGGCTCCGAGCAAAAGGCGTCCAACTCACGTCACCATTCGAGTCGCACCCAGCGCGATTGCGCATCGGGGTGCGCGGTGCCATCAACGGTCGAAGCGGCAGCGTACGCCCCATAGGCGACTCAGCACAAATGCGCCAGGGCAAACACGCAACGGAGCCAGACGAAACTCTCTTGCCCAAATCGACTGAGTGCCCATCCCCAGAGTGAAGTCACTTCGAACCCGGCTTCGAAAGCGAGTCTTCACCCAGGAACACTCGGTTTCTGACTGGAAAATGCGGCAAGAAGTCCTGGAACGTCCCGAGACACAGCAACCCAGACAATTTCTTATAACCGACTTCTTTCGCTGCGCATCCTGAAATTTCCTGCCAGGACTGTTTCATTTTCGCCCATCAACGATATGCTGATCCCTATGTCATTCTGTCTACGACTCGCATCAGTGCCTTGAAGTGAATCGACGAGATCTGGGGAAAAGACGAGTGCCTTAGTCAAGAACCATCGCGTTTGAGCTTTGAGTTCCCGGCTTGTCCCCACATCAAGAACTGAACTGCGAGACGTGTCGGCCGAGTTTTGTACATCCTGTTGAGGCGCGATCCAATCAGGATGCGGTATGCCTTCTGTTCTTAGGGAGCATTATGTTGACACCGATCTTCCACAAAAGCAGACATCCACAGCGGGGATTTACACTGATTGAGCTGCTGGTGGTGATTGCCATCATTGCGGTCTTGATCGCATTGCTGCTGCCTGCCGTTCAACAGGCCCGTGAGGCGGCTCGCCGTACCCAGTGCAAGAACAACCTCAAGCAGATGGGGCTTGCATTCCACAACTACGAATCAACGTATGGAATGTTCCCGCCTTGCCTGATGATGGTTGGAACGCACGATGTCGGTTATCCCCACGAAATTGGGGAAGGGATCTACGACAATCCCGCGAACACGGCTGCCGCGAGCCTTCACAACTGGTCAGAGTATCTTTTGCCGTACATCGACCAGGGGAATCTCTACAGCCAAATCAACTTCAACGGACCGATGGGCTTCAGCACCGCCACGGGCGGCCCCATGGACGTCAGCTCTGTCCCGGGCCTCTCGGGGACGACTTCTTTCCAGCAACCCTACGACGCTATCAAATCTGCGGTGATCTCAGGCTATATGTGCCCCAGCGCCCCTCGTGCGTCAAACACGTATAATTACGTCAACGACTGGTGGTTCGGCAGCTTTGGGTCGGTGCCCATGTATAGTATTGGCAGCGGGATCGACTACATGCCTCCCGCAGTCATGTGGGGCATGGACACAGCGATAGCTGGGGTACCGGATAGCGCACCGACGATCATGACCGCCGGTGAAAGTAACACTTACGTATGCTCTAAAATCGCGTCGATCACTGACGGCGCGTCGAATACGATCCTCAACATGGAAGTTGCCGACCCAAGTAACCAGTGGTCCATGGGCAAAAATGTTGGGCCGAACAAGCAAGTGGATTCCTCCCCGACAGGCTCGGTGTTCGCCGGGACCTGGACCGATTGGACGATCGGCGTGTTTTGCCTGCGGAAAGTGGTGCCGGGATCAAATGCCCGCAGCCACGACAACGGCCCTTGCGTGATTAACTGCACCAATCAATGGAATGCTTACAGCTTTCACACAGGTGGAGCACACGTTTTGCTCGCGGATGGCACGGTTCGATTCGTGAACCAGAGCATCAACTGGATCACATTTGTCAGGCTGTGCGTGAAGAGCGACGGACAGACTGTGGGCGAGTTCTGACCGAGTCCACACGTGATCATCGCGATTGAGGTCATCGCGGTTGAGATTCACCGGCTCGCCATTCCCCAAAAAGGGAGGAGGGCCGGTGATTTGTGTGGCTCACTTCGTCGAGTTTTTGATCAGACGTTGGAGAAAGCGTAAATGGTGCGCCGAAATTTTGCTGGACTCATCCTATTGTCCGTCGCCCTTGTCGCCGGATGCGACTCAACCAAAGCCGACGTCTCGAAGGAACGCCTAAAGTCGATGGCGGGCGGAGAATTGAAAACTGTTATTCCCGTCAGTGGAACGATTCTGGTCGATGGAACTCCCACTGCCGGCATCAACATCTATTTGCATCCCGAAAAGGGTGGTCCATTGATTCGGCAATGCCGCACAGATGAAAAAGGCGCCTATTGTTGGGCCACCTATGTTCCCTGCGACGGCCTTGAACCAGGAACCTACCGACTCGCATTCCGACTTCCGACGAAGCAGGAAAAGAAGCCAGGTTCGGGAGGTGACCTATTCAAAGGAAAATACACCAATCCGATGAAGTTGAAAGCGGATTACACCTTCACTGTTAAACCGAACGAGCCAATGACGAAGGTGGATTACGAACTAACGACAAAATAAGATTGAGGTGTTAGCGGCCTATTGAAAAATAGGGGAACGGACTCTGCTCAAACTCAAAACGCCATGGCGATTTGAATATTAAGGCGTCTGTTTCCCCAAATTTCAACATACGCTTCGCCCTGGACTTGCAGCGTGTTCGCTGGCGATTTCTTCTCGCGCCGCGATTGGTGTTTCTCGCCTATTTTCCTCTGTACGACTACCACCACGATCTGCACCGGTTGATCATTCTCGCCTGGGCCACGAAGTCGCCCGGCGCCATCTCGCCAACGATGATGCCGCCGTGACGGATGCGAATCGTACCCCCTAATCTCGCGGGGTGGTGAGCTCTCGCAAAGCCCGTGTCGCGTTTTTGAAGCGACGCTGTTTGAGAAAAACTCACACGCAGAAACAAGTTATTCGCGCGATCTTCACCTGACTCCCACCACAACTCGGACGATGCGTCACTTGCGCAACCGGCGTCCCGTGACGGGCAATTCTGAGCTCGCGATGACAGCAGTGAGCTTCAGATGGCACGCTAAGTCGTTCGATATTGAACATTTGTCGCAAAAGGTCAGCGGATGTACGAAGGGGCTTTACCCATTCACTCGGTGTGTCAATACCCCGGCAAACCAAAAAAGGTTTTATTACATTTTTGTAATTTATCTCATAAAAATCGTTTCAATTTTGATCTAATACGGTATGTTGTGACCGCTACGCTCCACTCGGAGGGCGCGTCCGCCTCTTTCAGCAGCAGGTGATCTTGTGTCGAAACGCTTGCGCAATTCCCGCTTAGTCAGTCAAAATGATGGCCAAGGTTCGGCCAGAAGTTTTTTTGCATCAACAGCCTGATTTCTGGGCATCTCTGCAGATTCTCTGCTTCATTTCGTGATTTCTGTTTGGGGATGCCCCGAACGGAGTGTTGTGTGTCCTTTTTCTAGGGAGCATTAATGTTAACATCGATCTTTCGAAGGGCCCGAAATCGGCAGCTGGGGTTTACGCTGATTGAGCTCCTGG
This genomic interval from Schlesneria paludicola DSM 18645 contains the following:
- a CDS encoding DUF1559 domain-containing protein; its protein translation is MLTPIFHKSRHPQRGFTLIELLVVIAIIAVLIALLLPAVQQAREAARRTQCKNNLKQMGLAFHNYESTYGMFPPCLMMVGTHDVGYPHEIGEGIYDNPANTAAASLHNWSEYLLPYIDQGNLYSQINFNGPMGFSTATGGPMDVSSVPGLSGTTSFQQPYDAIKSAVISGYMCPSAPRASNTYNYVNDWWFGSFGSVPMYSIGSGIDYMPPAVMWGMDTAIAGVPDSAPTIMTAGESNTYVCSKIASITDGASNTILNMEVADPSNQWSMGKNVGPNKQVDSSPTGSVFAGTWTDWTIGVFCLRKVVPGSNARSHDNGPCVINCTNQWNAYSFHTGGAHVLLADGTVRFVNQSINWITFVRLCVKSDGQTVGEF
- a CDS encoding DUF1559 family PulG-like putative transporter encodes the protein MLVTGKPNRQRGFTLIELLVVIAIIAVLIALLLPAVQQAREAARRTQCKNNLKQMGLAFHNYESTYNRFPPALTIVENTGATSNIGEGMYSNNGYVNHNVHSFAEFLLPYIDQGNLYNQINFSVPMGFTSATGGGNFTIGTTSETFVGTQNFQAMSSTVITGFMCPSTARASSNLNYLNDWWTGSFSSAPMYTVGSALDYLNSCPLSALRNLSGATVTRNILGGNEGDYVGAKISDVTDGLSNTIIISEVADASNEWSMGKKVAVNSDEQIGVFGGAWNDWTTAVQFLRPITPGSCNKDYVATCPGGRSDGNCVINCNNKWNLYSFHVGGAHTLLGDGSVRFLNQNMSAVTFGRMLIMSDGLVVGEF
- a CDS encoding tetratricopeptide repeat protein, with the protein product MTTATIHPTSPPPTSAAPTAARRWIVNSWVDLALIVLTPLIAAPAVLILSSNWVGVKAETISVIVAAFFATGHHLPGLMRAYGDRELFERFRWRFLLAPPLVFLAYFPLHTYHFDLYRLIILSWATWHGLMQLYGFLRIYDAKVGSTSPATAHWDWLVCLCGFVTPQFLRPDMASSILDHWYAMGAPAIPPWALTPLRWTLLAASIVVVIGFALNTFNQSQRGVKPNPIKLMMLISGIGTWWFAMLCIENLLLSVALFDICHDVQYLAIVWLFNCRRVTSNDQLGRFMKYVFRRGMVLLYLGLIVAYGSIGFVAPLVLDRTVNGIFMAVLFASTILHYYYDGFIWKVREKSNQTSLGLNQRSQTVAPPQRIAGDFTHLLKWAPALVGLALLFATDVSDSPLTTEQKDTLSQVYSRGLTGSSLLPRTDKEREWLYSHFKTTQSIAAAIPDDRKIQLRAAIMLANFGSNDDAVRKLEQLLQQHADFADAYLTLGSIHLYRGNMDQAAQYLQKSLSAARTEKERASANFKLGELALVQHDSAVADSRFAEALHDNPKLDVSIQKLRETIH